In Carya illinoinensis cultivar Pawnee chromosome 10, C.illinoinensisPawnee_v1, whole genome shotgun sequence, one DNA window encodes the following:
- the LOC122279255 gene encoding beta-glucosidase 13-like isoform X2 has translation MGNRVFGLLVILFLLKSRGSSIAIPPTYDTASLNRSTFPRGFIFGTASASYQYEGAAKEGGKGPSTWDTFTHRYPDKITDHSNGDVAVDQYHHYKEDVGIMKDMGLDAYRFSISWSRLLPNGKLSGGVNREGINYYNNLINELLEKGLKPFVTLFHWDLPQALEDEYGGFLSPQIVDDFGDYAELCFKEFGDQVKHWITLNEPLSYSVGGYAIGGPPPNRCSDWQNLNCTGGNSATEPYIVTHHQLLAHAAAVKVYKQKYQEGTIGITLVSPWLVPYSNSTYDRASSRRALDFMFGWFMDPLTNGDYPHIMRSLVGNRLPNFSREQSMTVKGSFDFIGLNYYTTNYAAHAASDVPNAGISSYLIDIRVNVSAERNGIPIGPRAASDWLYVYPRGIHDFLLYTKTKYHNPLIYITENGIDEFNNASLSLEEALRDSHRIDYHYRHLAYLGAAIKDGVNVKGYFAWSLLDNFEWNSGYTLRFGIYYIDYKDGLKRHPKLSAHWFKHFLKK, from the exons atgggcaatcgCGTTTTCGGTCTCTTAGTTATTCTTTTCCTACTGAAAAGTAGAGGTAGTAGCATTGCTATTCCACCTACCTATGACACAGCTTCGCTAAACCGGAGCACTTTTCCGAGAGGATTCATTTTTGGCACGGCATCAGCATCTTATCAG TACGAAGGTGCAGCAAAAGAAGGTGGTAAAGGACCATCAACATGGGACACTTTCACCCATAGATATCCAG ACAAGATTACGGATCACAGTAATGGAGATGTAGCTGTTGATCAATATCATCACTACAAG GAAGATGTTGGGATTATGAAGGATATGGGTTTAGATGCATACAGATTCTCAATCTCATGGTCCCGACTCTTGCCAA ATGGGAAATTATCTGGGGGTGTGAACAGAGAAGGAATTAACTACTACAATAACCTCATCAATGAGCTGCTGGAAAAAG GTCTAAAGCCATTTGTGACACTCTTCCATTGGGATCTACCCCAAGCCTTAGAAGATGAGTATGGTGGTTTCTTAAGTCCTCAGATTGT gGATGATTTTGGTGACTATGCTGAGCTTTGCTTCAAGGAATTTGGTGACCAGGTGAAGCATTGGATTACATTGAATGAGCCACTGAGCTACAGTGTTGGTGGATATGCAATTGGGGGTCCACCACCGAATCGATGTTCGGATTGGCAAAATCTAAACTGTACAGGTGGAAATTCTGCGACGGAGCCATATATTGTGACACACCACCAGCTTCTTGCACATGCAGCCGCAGTTAAAGTGTACAAGCAAAAATATCAG GAAGGTACCATAGGAATAACTCTCGTCTCACCCTGGCTAGTTCCATACTCCAATTCGACGTATGATCGCGCCTCCTCACGGCGAGCACTTGATTTCATGTTTGGATg GTTCATGGACCCATTAACAAATGGTGACTATCCACATATCATGCGATCTCTGGTTGGGAACCGATTACCCAATTTCTCAAGAGAGCAATCCATGACGGTGAAGGGGTCGTTTGATTTCATTGGACTAAACTATTATACCACTAATTATGCAGCCCATGCAGCATCTGACGTCCCTAATGCTGGAATTTCAAGCTACTTGATAGATATACGTGTTAATGTCTCAG CCGAGCGAAATGGAATTCCTATTGGTCCAAGG GCTGCTTCTGACTGGTTATATGTCTATCCGAGGGGAATACATGATTTTTTGCTCTACACAAAGACAAAATACCATAATCCACTCATTTACATCACCGAGAATG GGATTGATGAGTTTAATAATGCCTCTTTATCGCTTGAGGAGGCCCTCCGGGACAGCCATAGAATTGACTATCACTATCGCCATCTTGCATATCTTGGTGCAGCTATCAA GGATGGCGTTAATGTCAAGGGATACTTTGCGTGGTCATTGTTAGACAATTTTGAATGGAATTCAGGTTACACTCTTAGATTTGGCATTTACTATATAGACTACAAGGATGGGTTGAAAAGACATCCCAAACTGTCCGCCCATTGGTTCAAGCATTTCCTCAAGAAATAG
- the LOC122279255 gene encoding beta-glucosidase 13-like isoform X1 translates to MGNRVFGLLVILFLLKSRGSSIAIPPTYDTASLNRSTFPRGFIFGTASASYQYEGAAKEGGKGPSTWDTFTHRYPDKITDHSNGDVAVDQYHHYKEDVGIMKDMGLDAYRFSISWSRLLPNGKLSGGVNREGINYYNNLINELLEKGLKPFVTLFHWDLPQALEDEYGGFLSPQIVDDFGDYAELCFKEFGDQVKHWITLNEPLSYSVGGYAIGGPPPNRCSDWQNLNCTGGNSATEPYIVTHHQLLAHAAAVKVYKQKYQAIQEGTIGITLVSPWLVPYSNSTYDRASSRRALDFMFGWFMDPLTNGDYPHIMRSLVGNRLPNFSREQSMTVKGSFDFIGLNYYTTNYAAHAASDVPNAGISSYLIDIRVNVSAERNGIPIGPRAASDWLYVYPRGIHDFLLYTKTKYHNPLIYITENGIDEFNNASLSLEEALRDSHRIDYHYRHLAYLGAAIKDGVNVKGYFAWSLLDNFEWNSGYTLRFGIYYIDYKDGLKRHPKLSAHWFKHFLKK, encoded by the exons atgggcaatcgCGTTTTCGGTCTCTTAGTTATTCTTTTCCTACTGAAAAGTAGAGGTAGTAGCATTGCTATTCCACCTACCTATGACACAGCTTCGCTAAACCGGAGCACTTTTCCGAGAGGATTCATTTTTGGCACGGCATCAGCATCTTATCAG TACGAAGGTGCAGCAAAAGAAGGTGGTAAAGGACCATCAACATGGGACACTTTCACCCATAGATATCCAG ACAAGATTACGGATCACAGTAATGGAGATGTAGCTGTTGATCAATATCATCACTACAAG GAAGATGTTGGGATTATGAAGGATATGGGTTTAGATGCATACAGATTCTCAATCTCATGGTCCCGACTCTTGCCAA ATGGGAAATTATCTGGGGGTGTGAACAGAGAAGGAATTAACTACTACAATAACCTCATCAATGAGCTGCTGGAAAAAG GTCTAAAGCCATTTGTGACACTCTTCCATTGGGATCTACCCCAAGCCTTAGAAGATGAGTATGGTGGTTTCTTAAGTCCTCAGATTGT gGATGATTTTGGTGACTATGCTGAGCTTTGCTTCAAGGAATTTGGTGACCAGGTGAAGCATTGGATTACATTGAATGAGCCACTGAGCTACAGTGTTGGTGGATATGCAATTGGGGGTCCACCACCGAATCGATGTTCGGATTGGCAAAATCTAAACTGTACAGGTGGAAATTCTGCGACGGAGCCATATATTGTGACACACCACCAGCTTCTTGCACATGCAGCCGCAGTTAAAGTGTACAAGCAAAAATATCAG GCAATACAGGAAGGTACCATAGGAATAACTCTCGTCTCACCCTGGCTAGTTCCATACTCCAATTCGACGTATGATCGCGCCTCCTCACGGCGAGCACTTGATTTCATGTTTGGATg GTTCATGGACCCATTAACAAATGGTGACTATCCACATATCATGCGATCTCTGGTTGGGAACCGATTACCCAATTTCTCAAGAGAGCAATCCATGACGGTGAAGGGGTCGTTTGATTTCATTGGACTAAACTATTATACCACTAATTATGCAGCCCATGCAGCATCTGACGTCCCTAATGCTGGAATTTCAAGCTACTTGATAGATATACGTGTTAATGTCTCAG CCGAGCGAAATGGAATTCCTATTGGTCCAAGG GCTGCTTCTGACTGGTTATATGTCTATCCGAGGGGAATACATGATTTTTTGCTCTACACAAAGACAAAATACCATAATCCACTCATTTACATCACCGAGAATG GGATTGATGAGTTTAATAATGCCTCTTTATCGCTTGAGGAGGCCCTCCGGGACAGCCATAGAATTGACTATCACTATCGCCATCTTGCATATCTTGGTGCAGCTATCAA GGATGGCGTTAATGTCAAGGGATACTTTGCGTGGTCATTGTTAGACAATTTTGAATGGAATTCAGGTTACACTCTTAGATTTGGCATTTACTATATAGACTACAAGGATGGGTTGAAAAGACATCCCAAACTGTCCGCCCATTGGTTCAAGCATTTCCTCAAGAAATAG